The sequence below is a genomic window from Sorangiineae bacterium MSr12523.
ATTCAATATGCCTTGGATGATAGCTGGCGCCAGAACGCTGGCCAGCAAAAGCAGGCCGGTTACGACGGTAAGCACCTCCGTCGAGGTGTCGGCAAGGATCAAAACATTACGCAGCGCGCCAAGGACCAACACGGCCAGGATGACCCCGCCGATGGTTCCGCGCCCGCCAAAAATGGAGACCCCGCCAAGCAGCACCGCGGCCACCACAGCCAATTCGAGCCCGGTACCGTTGTCGGCGCGCGCGCTCGAGAAACGGAACGTGTACACGATGCCGGCGAGGGCCGAGAGCACGCCGCTCAGGATGAAGAGCAGCTCCTTGTTGCGTTTGACACGGATGCCCGAAAACCGCGCCGCCTCCTCGTTGGCCCCCAGCGCAAACACCGCGCGCCCGAACGCCGTCGCGTGCAGCAAGAGGCCGAAGACGACCGCGAGCATCGCGAACAATGCGATGGGGTAGGGGATGGGCGTGCCCGGCAGCGGCGTCGTTCCGAATCGCGTGTAGGTTGCAGGGAAATCGGCCACGGCATGATCGCCCAGCACGATGAGGGCGAGCCCGCGGTAAAGGGCCAAGGTCCCGATGGTGACGGCCAGCGATGGCAGACCCATGCGGGTCACCAGCACGCCATTGAAGGCACCGCACACCGCACCGACGAGGAGCACCAGGGGCAGAATCGTCTCCAGCGCCCAGCCCGCGTTCCACAGCGCCCCGATCAGCGCGCTCGAGAGCCCGAGCACCGACGCCACCGAGAGATCGATTTCGGCCGCGACGATCACCAAGGTGAGCGGAAGCGCCATGATGGCGATCTCGCCGATGTCCAAGCCGAGGTAGAACAGGTTCTGGCCCGCGAGGAACCCGCCATCGGTGCGTGCCGCGCCCACGATGGCGATGAGCAGCAAGAGCACGAACAGCGCGGTCTCCCATCGGAGAAAGGCGCGGGCCTTCATGCCGACACCCCGCGCGAACGGCGCCGCAACGTCGCCGCCAAACGAAGCGCCACGATGCGATCGAGCGCAATCGCCGCCAAGAGCAGCGCGCCCGTGATGGCCTGCTGCCAGAAGGCGGGAATGCGCAGCACGATGAGCGCGCTGCTGATCGTCGTCAGGAGCAACGCTCCGAGGGCCGCACCGGTGACGGTGCCGCTGCCGCCGAAGATGGCCACGCCGCCAACGACGACGGCCGAGACCACCTGGAGCTCGAGCCCCGTTCCCGCCGTGGCGTCCACCGTTCCATAGCGAGCCGCCCAGAGTGTGCCTGCGAGGCCCGCCACTGCGCCCGATACGAGGAATGCGACGAGCACGCGACGGCGGACGGCGATGCCTGCGAGCACGGCTGCCTCGGGGTTCGAGCCGATGGCGTAAAGCTCTCGCCCCGAGCGGTACCCGTGCAGATGCACCGCTGCGATGGCGATGACCACGAGCGTGATGAGCACGAGATACGGCACCTCGAGCCAGCGCCCTCCGCCCATGGCCAGCAGCGCATCGGGCAGATCGCCCGCGTTGATCTGTTTGCCCTGCGCCCACGCGTAGTCCAAGCCGCGGAACACGTAGAGCGTCCCCAAGGTGACCACCAGGCTCGGAACCCGGCCCACCGCGACCAAGGCGCCGTTGAGCGCCCCGCATGCGGCGCCGATGATCACGCCGAACGCGAGCCCCACCGGAATGGGAAGCTCCGGATGCCGCACGAAGGCACCGGCCGTGAGAAAGGCGGAGAGCCCCAGCACGGAGCCCACCGAGAGATCCACGTTGCGCGTGAGCACGACCATCGTCTGCCCGACGGTGAGCAACGCCACCAGCGACGTGTTGAGCAGAAGATCGCGCACGCTCTGGCCGCTCACGAACAACGGATTGTTCAGCGCCGTCACCAGCACCACCAGGCCCAGTGCCAGCAGAATGCCCAGTTCGCGGATCCGCCGCGCCCACTCGAGAAGGCCTGTCACGCCGTTCCTCCCTCGGCTCGAACGCCCGTGGCCGCGATGGCAATGCGCTCCTCGGTGGCCTCGGCGCGCGAAAATTCCGCGGTGAGGCGGCCTTCGCGCATGACCAGCACGCGATCGGCCATGCCGAGCACCTCGGGAAGCTCGGACGAGATCATCAGGATGGCCACGCCCTCGGCGGCCAAGGATGACAGCAGCCGGTGCACCTCCGCTTTGGTTCCCACGTCGATGCCGCGCGTGGGTTCGTCCACCATGATGACGCGCGGCCTACGCGATAGCCACTTCGCCAGCACCACCTTCTGCTGGTTGCCGCCCGAGAGCACGCCCACCGGATCGGTGAGCTTGGCGAACTTCAGTTGCAGCTTGAGCGCCCAGTCCCGCGCCAGCGCACGCTCGTCCTTGGCTCGCAAAAAGCCCATGCGCGAGAGGCGCCCGAGCGACGCCAGTGCGGCGTTTCGTTCGATGGAGGCATCCATCACCAGCCCTTGTTGGCGCCGATCCTCGGGGACGAAGCCGATGCCCGCGTCCATTGCCGCGGTGGGTGAGCCTCGCTTCACCAATTGGCCGCGCACCCGCACCTCGCCGGCGTCCGCGCGGTCCACGCCGAAGATGGCGCGCGCCACCTCGCTGCGTCCCGCGCCAACGAGGCCCGCGAGCCCCACGATCTCACCGGCGCGCACCTCGAAGGAGACGTCCGTGAAGACACCCTCGCGCGTGAGCCGCCGCACCGAGAGCACGACCTCGCCCGCGTCCACCTGTTGCTTCGGAAACAATGCGCCCAGCTCGCGGCCGACCATGAGCCGGACGACGCCGTCGGGCGTCTGCTCCGACAAGGGGCCCGACCAAACGAAGCCACCGTCGCGCAGTACGGTTGCGCGCTGGCAAAGGGCGAACACTTCGTCGATGCGGTGCGAGACGAAGAGCACCGCTGCACCGTGCTCGCGCAGCGCGCCCACCACGCCGAAGAGCCGCTCCACCTCCGGCCCGGAGAGTGCCGCGGTGGGCTCGTCCATGACGATCACCCGCGCATCGGAGCACAGCGCCTTCGCGATCTCCACCAGCTGCTGATCGGCAATGGAGAGCCCGCGCGCGGGGCGCGTGGGATCCAGATCGACACCGAGTCGCGCAAAAAGCGCCGCGCTGGCGGCGCGCATGGCCTTCGTGTCGATGAGGCGCGCGCGCTTGAGCGGCTGCCGCCCCATGAAGACGTTCTCGGCGACGGAGAGATCCCCGAACAGGGTTGGCTCTTGGTAGATGACCGCGATGCCGGCCGCCTTCGCCTCGGCCGGTCCGGAGAATTTTCGCGGCGCACCGTCCACGAGCACGGTTCCCGTGTCGGGTCGATGCGCGCCGGCGAGCACCTTGATCAAGGTGGACTTCCCCGCGCCATTTTCGCCGAGCAGCGCGTGCGCCTCGCCGCCCATCAGTCGAAGGGATACCCCGCGCAATGCACGCACGGCCCCGAAAGACTTGGTCACCCCATCAAGGGCAACAATCGGGATCGCGTCGTGTGATTCCCCCGGCAGGTCGAGATTTTCCAATGCCCGGCGAGGGTAATCCAACACGCCGGGCTGCGTGCATGTCAAGTTCCGTCGCGTTTACCCCGTTGTTCGCAATCCGCTCGCCACCGCGTTGAGGGAGAGCAGCACACTGGGCAATATGGCGTTCTCGCCAGCCACGTCCCCCTCGCCCTTGCACATGCGCCACTCGCGCAACACGTTGATTTGAAACGCGTGCACCGCGCGCAATCCCTCGTCGCGCAGGCGCAACGTTCTCCACATCCGCGGCCGCCGCTCCGACAGGGGCTCACCGAAGATCTGCTCGATCATCGCCAGGGTGCGCCGATGCTCGGCGGCGACCAGCCCGAAAATTTTCTCCCTTACCGCGGCGTCGCCCACCAAATTGGCATACTGGGCCACGATATCGAGCGCCGTCGATGCGACCGCGCTTTCCACGTTCTTCATCACGTAGCGCAGGAACGGATCCCGCTGCGCCTCCTCCTTCACGTGCTGGAAGGCCTGCTCATCGCTCTGCGACAATGCTTCCAACGCCGTGCCCAGTCCGTACCAACCGGGCAGATAATGACGCGATTGATTCCAACTGAAGACCCACGGAATCGCACGCAAATCCTCCAGCGATCGCCGCCCCGTGCGGCGCGCAGGGCGCGAGCCGATGTGGGCGACCTCGAGGGCGTCGATGGGCGTTGCCTCCGCGAAATAGTCGATGAAGCCGTCTTCCGCGAGCAGCTTGCGGTACGCATCGCGGCTCGAGGCGGCGAGTCGGTCGATGATCACGCCGAGCTCTTCGTCGCGCGGCGGTGGGGCGAAGCGATGACGCATCGTGGTGGCCGCAACGCCGGCCAACATGAGTTCCAAGTTGTACGTGGCCGTGATGCGGTTCGCGAACTTCTGCGTGATGGTCTCGCCCTGCTCCGTCACACGCACGTGCCCCGAGAGCGATCCGTGTGGAAGCGCCTCGAGGAACCGGTGCATCGGTCCCGCGCCGCGGCTCACCGTCCCACCGCGTCCGTGGAAGAACCGAATCGATTGCCCGTGCGACTTGAGCGCCCCGGTGATCTTCTCCTGCGCGCGGCGCACCGCCCACTGGCTGGCGAGAATGCCTCCGTCCTTGCAGCTGTCGCTGTAGCCGAGCATCACCTCGACCTGGCCATCGCCCCGCGCGCGCATGGCCGCGAGGCTCGCCTTGGTCACCGGATGATCGATGAAGCCTTCGAGGATGCGCGGCGCCGCCTCCAAGTCTTCGAGCGTTTCGAATAGAGGCACCACCGGCATGTCGCACACGAGTCCCTGCGGCGTCATGCGCGCGAGCCCCACCTCGCGCGCGAGCAGGTACACCACGAGCAAGTCCGACACGTTGCGCGTCATGCTCACGATGAGCGAGCCCAGTCCATCGAGGCCGTGCGCATCGCGGTACTGCGCCAGCGCGCGCAATGCCGCCAGCGTCTTGTCGGCTTGTTCCCCGACCGAAGCGCCCACCGGTGCAAGCGGCCGCGCGCTGCGCAATTCTGCATCGAGCAACGCCCGCCGCCGAGCCTCGTCCCAATCGGGAAAGCCCGCGCCGTCGATGCCCGCGGCCGACAGAAGCTGCGCGAGGGCATGATCGTGGAACTTGCTATTTTGCCGCACGTCGAGCGCCGCCAGGTGGAAACCGAACGTCTTCACCGCCCGCACCACCGGCAACACCGAGGTCCGCGCCAGCCGCCCCGCGCCGATCTCCTCGAGCGACTGCGTCAGCACCCCCAGATCGGCAATGAGCTCGCGCGGGCTCGCGTAGTGCTCGAGCCATGCGATCATCTCGTGTACGAACTGCCGCCACGGCTCACCGGGGAATCTCGCGGCGACGCGACCTGCATCCTCACCGAGCCGCTCGCGCATCTTGCCCAACGCCTCACGCAGCGACTCCGGTGCCGGCTGAATGAGATCGCTCAGCGGAAGCTGCTTCGCGAGCCGCGTCAGCTTCTCGCGGTGCACGTCCAGCGCCGCCTTGCGAAATTCCGTCAGCGTCTCGCGCGTCACCTCGCCCGTAACGAGCGGGTGACCGTCGCGGTCGCCGCCGATCCAATTGCCGAAGCGAAGCTCGGGCATTCGCTCACCGAGCAGCTGCGGATCGAGTCCCGCTTCGACCCACGCGTGGCGCAGGCGCGCATCGAGCCACGGCAGCACCTCGGGGAACACATTGCGCAGGTAGTGCAGCGCATTCTGCCGTTCGTCGGCGATGCCCGGCTTCTTCTGGAGAAACTTCGACGTGCGCCAGATGCGTTCGAGCGTCGCCTTGATCTCGTCGCCGATGTCCTCCTGCTCGCTCGGCGTCCACATTTGGTTCTCGCGTCGCACCAGGAGCAAGTAGAGCTGCCGCTGCTGACCGAGCACGTCCGCGGGCTTCGCCTCCGTCGGGTGCGCGGTGAGCACCGGCTCGACGCGCACCTCTGCCAGGCCATCCGCAATGGCTTGCGGCGAGAGCCCCAGCTCTACCAGCTGCCGCAAATTCTGCCCCCAGAGGCCCGGCTCACGCAGAAGGCCCTGACCTTCTTCGCGTTGCCGGCGCGCTTGAGCTGATGCGTTTTCCTCGATCAAATTCAGCAGCTGAAACGCGAGCGTCAGTGCGGCTACATCACCCGCATCTCTCACACTCACCGGCTCGTCCCCCACGAAGGGCAGCCGCCGTGCCCGCTCTTTTTCGCCAGTTTCCTCGAGCATTTCGCGCAGACGCGCCATCAGAAAGTGGAGGTCTGCATCGATCTTATCGAGCGCGAACTCTAGAATGTTGGTCACCGTGGCCTCGTTGCGTAGGGGGATCCCGGCTAAGACGGGACGCACTGCGTTGCGCATGCTACTTCTTTCGAATCGGAGCAGTAGATCAAGTGCGACAAGTCGAAGACGTTCTGAATTTCCTCAGCGACATGGATTCAAACTGGTGGCCATTCCTGTTCTTGCGCCCTGAGCCGTACGAGCGCATGACCTCGAAGAGGGTCGCCCTCCTCGCCACGCTCTACGGCGTCTTCACCGGAGCCTTCATGAACGCGATGCTCGCGCTCTCGGGCCACGGCGAAGGCGTGAGCCTCTGGACCTTCCCGGTCTGGACCACGGTAGGCTTCTTCGTCATCTATCGCCTGACGTTTGCCTACGCATGGAACTGCCGCGCCGAACGGTTCGTTCCCATCCGCAGCACGCGTTACTAACCCGCATGACCGAGACGGTGGTCGGCGTCGGCATGTTCGCCGGCCTCCTCTTCGCCACGATCTCGGCCTTCTTCGGCTTCGCCTTCACCTGCGTGGGCGTGGTGATGCTCCTCCGCGCCCACCCCAGTCGAAAGAAATTGGGCGCCTACGCCCTCCTCGGCGGCCTCGCATCCCTCCTCGCCGGCCTCTCGGTCTGGGCCACATTCCTGCGCGGGCCGTAGAAGAGAGAGAATTTACATGAAGGCGGGAAGGACGTACGGCACGGACCGTGCGGCGCGCTTTTTTGGGTTTCCACTTCGCCCAATGGGCCGAGTGGAAAACAAAACCTTCCCGCCTTCCCGCCTTCATGTGAACTCTCTCCGGGAGCAGCGGCTAGAACGTTGTCCCGAAGATCGGCAATACCGTTGCTCTTGGGATGCCGGTCGGGGGGTCTTCCCGGAAGGTCGGAAGGCGCGGTTCGGGCTTCTTCGGGTCGAGGCCCGTGAGCCACGACACTTTGCGGGGCTCCAGGGATTGCGTCACCTTGGTGCTCGAGTTGCCGGTGATGAGCAGGATGCCGACGAGAACTCCCGCGGCGCCGCCGCCGAACATCGTCCAGCCGATCGGCTCTGCGTTGCCCGTGTCGGTGTGCGCGCCGTTGGCGGCGGCCACGACCAACAAAGTGAGCCCGCCGACGAGGAAGAAAAGTGAACCGATGCTCACCAAAACGATGCCGCCCGCGAAGCCACCCTTCGACCCCGTGTCCACGTCGAGGACCACGCGATCGCCGTTTTGGCCGCCCAGCATGAATGCGCGCGATGCGCGCACGCCGTCACCGACGATGCGGTAGCTCGGCCCGATGGGCAGCGCCCGATCGCAGGGCGACGAGCACACGGCAGCCCACGAGCCGCGCATCTGCTCGATGGTCACGTCACCGCCCTCGATGTGCACCATCACACTGCCCGACGGCTCCGCGGTCACCGACGGCGCGGTGGGCGAGGGGATGGGCCCCTGCGGAGCGCGCGAAAGATCTACCGGTTGCCCGTTGTGATCGACGCGTGCCACGAAAGACCAAAGAATGCGCGCCGTTTGCCCCGTCGAGAGCATCATGGTCACGTGGTCGCCCGCGACGATCTCGCTCAAGGTTCCCCGAATGACGTTTCCGTCTTTCAGATGAACGGCGTCAGGCCCCGGCTGAACGGACGGCGGGGTGGATTGTGCCAGTTGTGCGAACGCCGAGGACGGGGCGAAGGTCGCTAAGTAAGAAGAGAGAACGAACCCGGAAACGATCTTCCGTCGAAAGCTAGTTGGCATTCGCGCATCATCGGCCTTCCCAGGGGCTTAAGTCCACCAACAGCCGCGTCCGCCCCACCAAGATTTCATCCCCGTCGAGCAATTCGCCCTCGCCCTGGAGTCGCACGAAAACCCCCGTGCGCGAATCGAGATCCGTCAAAACGACGACCTCCGCCTGCTCCTCCAGAACACAATGCTGCTCGCTCAAGAGCGGATCGTTCGGGCAGACGATATCGCCAATGGCCGATCCAATCTGCACCATCCCGCCGCGCGCCACCGCGCAGGCGCCCACCGCGCCACCTTCGAAAACCTGCACCACCCGAAATGCCGACGGCCACTTGGGTGAGGAATAGAAATACGTCGG
It includes:
- a CDS encoding ABC transporter permease, translating into MTGLLEWARRIRELGILLALGLVVLVTALNNPLFVSGQSVRDLLLNTSLVALLTVGQTMVVLTRNVDLSVGSVLGLSAFLTAGAFVRHPELPIPVGLAFGVIIGAACGALNGALVAVGRVPSLVVTLGTLYVFRGLDYAWAQGKQINAGDLPDALLAMGGGRWLEVPYLVLITLVVIAIAAVHLHGYRSGRELYAIGSNPEAAVLAGIAVRRRVLVAFLVSGAVAGLAGTLWAARYGTVDATAGTGLELQVVSAVVVGGVAIFGGSGTVTGAALGALLLTTISSALIVLRIPAFWQQAITGALLLAAIALDRIVALRLAATLRRRSRGVSA
- a CDS encoding phosphoenolpyruvate carboxylase; protein product: MTNILEFALDKIDADLHFLMARLREMLEETGEKERARRLPFVGDEPVSVRDAGDVAALTLAFQLLNLIEENASAQARRQREEGQGLLREPGLWGQNLRQLVELGLSPQAIADGLAEVRVEPVLTAHPTEAKPADVLGQQRQLYLLLVRRENQMWTPSEQEDIGDEIKATLERIWRTSKFLQKKPGIADERQNALHYLRNVFPEVLPWLDARLRHAWVEAGLDPQLLGERMPELRFGNWIGGDRDGHPLVTGEVTRETLTEFRKAALDVHREKLTRLAKQLPLSDLIQPAPESLREALGKMRERLGEDAGRVAARFPGEPWRQFVHEMIAWLEHYASPRELIADLGVLTQSLEEIGAGRLARTSVLPVVRAVKTFGFHLAALDVRQNSKFHDHALAQLLSAAGIDGAGFPDWDEARRRALLDAELRSARPLAPVGASVGEQADKTLAALRALAQYRDAHGLDGLGSLIVSMTRNVSDLLVVYLLAREVGLARMTPQGLVCDMPVVPLFETLEDLEAAPRILEGFIDHPVTKASLAAMRARGDGQVEVMLGYSDSCKDGGILASQWAVRRAQEKITGALKSHGQSIRFFHGRGGTVSRGAGPMHRFLEALPHGSLSGHVRVTEQGETITQKFANRITATYNLELMLAGVAATTMRHRFAPPPRDEELGVIIDRLAASSRDAYRKLLAEDGFIDYFAEATPIDALEVAHIGSRPARRTGRRSLEDLRAIPWVFSWNQSRHYLPGWYGLGTALEALSQSDEQAFQHVKEEAQRDPFLRYVMKNVESAVASTALDIVAQYANLVGDAAVREKIFGLVAAEHRRTLAMIEQIFGEPLSERRPRMWRTLRLRDEGLRAVHAFQINVLREWRMCKGEGDVAGENAILPSVLLSLNAVASGLRTTG
- a CDS encoding sugar ABC transporter ATP-binding protein produces the protein MTKSFGAVRALRGVSLRLMGGEAHALLGENGAGKSTLIKVLAGAHRPDTGTVLVDGAPRKFSGPAEAKAAGIAVIYQEPTLFGDLSVAENVFMGRQPLKRARLIDTKAMRAASAALFARLGVDLDPTRPARGLSIADQQLVEIAKALCSDARVIVMDEPTAALSGPEVERLFGVVGALREHGAAVLFVSHRIDEVFALCQRATVLRDGGFVWSGPLSEQTPDGVVRLMVGRELGALFPKQQVDAGEVVLSVRRLTREGVFTDVSFEVRAGEIVGLAGLVGAGRSEVARAIFGVDRADAGEVRVRGQLVKRGSPTAAMDAGIGFVPEDRRQQGLVMDASIERNAALASLGRLSRMGFLRAKDERALARDWALKLQLKFAKLTDPVGVLSGGNQQKVVLAKWLSRRPRVIMVDEPTRGIDVGTKAEVHRLLSSLAAEGVAILMISSELPEVLGMADRVLVMREGRLTAEFSRAEATEERIAIAATGVRAEGGTA
- a CDS encoding ABC transporter permease — translated: MKARAFLRWETALFVLLLLIAIVGAARTDGGFLAGQNLFYLGLDIGEIAIMALPLTLVIVAAEIDLSVASVLGLSSALIGALWNAGWALETILPLVLLVGAVCGAFNGVLVTRMGLPSLAVTIGTLALYRGLALIVLGDHAVADFPATYTRFGTTPLPGTPIPYPIALFAMLAVVFGLLLHATAFGRAVFALGANEEAARFSGIRVKRNKELLFILSGVLSALAGIVYTFRFSSARADNGTGLELAVVAAVLLGGVSIFGGRGTIGGVILAVLVLGALRNVLILADTSTEVLTVVTGLLLLASVLAPAIIQGILNRFKRPIEGAPS